In one window of Anaerobacillus alkaliphilus DNA:
- a CDS encoding cytochrome c3 family protein, translating into MKELLKKMKSKVFLFTLIGVFIGIVFLAVTEGAINATDTPEFCASCHVYEQTITHFENSNHAALNCNDCHAPTDSKLAKYTFKGINAVSHGYKTTLGASSLPDVIHATEKSREVIEKNCISCHEPGLENVSHDMKDGCISCHRQVPHNKGDFRPKEWFEPGNFHFNK; encoded by the coding sequence ATGAAAGAGTTATTGAAGAAAATGAAAAGTAAAGTATTTCTTTTCACATTAATCGGAGTATTTATAGGAATTGTATTTTTGGCAGTTACTGAAGGAGCAATAAATGCTACCGATACGCCAGAATTCTGTGCAAGTTGTCATGTCTATGAGCAGACTATTACACATTTTGAAAACTCTAACCACGCAGCCCTTAACTGTAATGATTGTCATGCACCTACAGATAGTAAGCTAGCAAAATATACGTTTAAGGGGATTAATGCCGTAAGTCATGGCTATAAGACAACGCTTGGTGCGAGCTCACTTCCTGATGTTATTCATGCTACTGAAAAGTCCAGAGAAGTGATCGAGAAAAACTGTATTAGCTGTCACGAACCAGGACTAGAAAATGTCTCACATGATATGAAAGATGGTTGTATTAGTTGTCACCGCCAAGTTCCTCATAACAAAGGTGACTTTAGACCAAAAGAGTGGTTTGAGCCTGGCAACTTTCACTTTAACAAATAA
- a CDS encoding ABC transporter ATP-binding protein, producing the protein MSTLLEVKNLKTHFFAKNKVLPVVDGVDFEVKKGETLAIVGESGSGKSITSLSIMGLVPKPGGKTVAGEINFDGTNLLSLSENEMFKVRGNEIAMIFQEPMSSLNPVLTIGEQITEVLIYHKKLSKKEARLKAVELLKIVGFARAEEILDDYPHRLSGGMRQRVMIAMAMSCDPKLLIADEPTTALDVTVQAQILELMKELSEKFNSSIILITHDLGVVAELADRVIVMYAGQVVEESGIVEMFDNPLHPYTKGLLSSVPKIDEEQERLSSIGGNVPSPDNFPKGCRFATRCPHVMDICIEQQPDLKEIEPGRKSRCFLHEEGGNK; encoded by the coding sequence ATGTCTACTTTATTAGAAGTAAAAAATTTAAAGACCCATTTTTTCGCTAAGAATAAAGTTTTACCTGTTGTAGATGGTGTAGACTTCGAAGTGAAAAAAGGTGAGACATTAGCTATCGTTGGTGAATCAGGTTCAGGTAAGAGTATCACATCTCTTTCTATTATGGGTCTTGTGCCAAAACCAGGTGGAAAAACAGTAGCTGGTGAAATCAATTTTGACGGAACGAATTTACTTTCATTAAGTGAAAATGAAATGTTCAAAGTCCGCGGTAATGAAATAGCAATGATCTTCCAAGAGCCAATGTCTTCACTAAACCCAGTATTAACAATTGGGGAACAGATTACAGAAGTTCTTATTTACCATAAAAAGTTAAGTAAAAAAGAAGCTAGACTAAAAGCCGTTGAATTGTTAAAGATCGTTGGTTTTGCTCGTGCTGAAGAAATCCTTGATGATTATCCACATCGTTTATCTGGTGGGATGAGACAACGTGTCATGATTGCGATGGCGATGAGTTGTGATCCGAAATTACTAATTGCTGATGAACCAACAACAGCATTAGATGTAACTGTTCAGGCACAAATCTTAGAATTAATGAAAGAGCTTTCAGAGAAGTTTAATTCTTCAATTATTCTAATTACGCATGACTTAGGGGTAGTAGCTGAATTAGCTGATCGTGTAATTGTAATGTACGCAGGACAAGTAGTCGAAGAGTCAGGAATTGTTGAGATGTTTGACAATCCACTACATCCATATACAAAAGGCCTGTTAAGTTCAGTTCCTAAAATTGATGAAGAGCAAGAACGTTTATCTTCAATCGGAGGAAATGTTCCTTCTCCAGACAATTTTCCAAAAGGATGTCGTTTCGCAACACGTTGTCCGCATGTTATGGATATCTGTATAGAGCAACAACCAGATTTGAAAGAAATTGAGCCAGGGCGTAAGTCTCGTTGTTTCTTGCATGAGGAAGGAGGTAATAAATAA
- a CDS encoding ammonia-forming cytochrome c nitrite reductase subunit c552, which translates to MGSKNTKNIILTVLFLLLMLVLVACNSSRAEESQAMDTGLDPNEFSNTAFKDKFPLHWESYMKNMENEKDVISKSDPSLEPYQPALWSGYGFSIEYNLTRGHTYALEDQINIKRVNEKTTGSCLTCKATVVPLLLSEAEFGEGYWAANFQNEIIPRVKELGQGGESEELGEWGHLSIGCSDCHDPVTMDLRITRPSFTRAMERKGVDLTQATHNEMRSYVCGQCHVEYYFKTETKEVTFPWDKGLRVEDMYEYYETIAKEEDFNYDWIHKISGTPSLKAQHPEFELSSYGTHGNAGVTCSDCHMPFQRVDGKKKISSHRWGSPLKTIEESCRSCHGDKSATYLKDRVEDIQERHKEALLEAQELNTIAHYYINRMIIAGVSKDRIKEAQEHIRKAQWFWDIIAAENSYGFHNPDASIDAFRISSIESQAAIVVATEELVKLGEDINDLKRQIKITMENIVNETDTFLKHTHAINDWFPAQK; encoded by the coding sequence ATGGGGAGTAAAAATACAAAAAATATCATACTAACAGTTTTGTTTTTGCTACTAATGTTGGTACTAGTAGCCTGCAATAGTTCTAGGGCAGAAGAAAGCCAAGCAATGGATACAGGACTTGACCCTAATGAGTTTTCAAACACTGCCTTCAAAGATAAATTTCCTTTACATTGGGAAAGTTATATGAAAAATATGGAGAATGAAAAAGATGTCATTTCAAAAAGTGACCCGTCACTGGAGCCATATCAACCAGCTTTATGGAGCGGATATGGATTTTCGATTGAGTACAACTTAACAAGAGGTCACACGTATGCCTTAGAGGACCAAATTAATATTAAACGTGTTAATGAAAAAACTACTGGTTCATGTTTAACATGTAAAGCAACTGTTGTACCCCTTTTATTAAGCGAAGCTGAATTTGGTGAGGGTTATTGGGCTGCTAACTTTCAAAATGAGATTATTCCCAGGGTGAAAGAGCTTGGGCAAGGTGGTGAAAGTGAGGAACTAGGTGAGTGGGGTCACTTATCAATCGGCTGCTCAGACTGCCACGATCCTGTTACCATGGATTTGAGAATAACCCGACCATCTTTTACAAGGGCAATGGAGAGAAAAGGAGTAGACTTAACACAAGCCACTCATAATGAAATGCGATCCTACGTATGTGGCCAATGTCATGTTGAATACTACTTTAAGACTGAAACGAAAGAGGTTACATTTCCTTGGGATAAAGGACTAAGAGTAGAAGATATGTACGAATACTATGAAACAATTGCTAAAGAGGAAGACTTTAACTATGATTGGATCCATAAAATTTCCGGTACGCCTTCTTTAAAAGCGCAGCATCCAGAATTTGAATTATCTAGTTATGGTACTCATGGTAATGCAGGTGTTACTTGTTCAGATTGCCATATGCCATTCCAAAGAGTTGATGGTAAAAAGAAAATATCGTCGCACCGCTGGGGATCACCTCTAAAGACAATAGAAGAATCATGTCGTAGTTGCCATGGTGATAAATCTGCAACATATCTAAAAGACCGTGTTGAAGATATTCAAGAACGACACAAAGAAGCCTTATTGGAGGCACAAGAATTAAATACAATAGCTCACTATTATATTAATCGAATGATAATCGCAGGAGTTTCGAAAGATAGAATTAAAGAAGCTCAAGAGCATATTCGTAAAGCTCAATGGTTCTGGGATATTATCGCAGCCGAAAACTCATATGGTTTTCATAACCCAGATGCTTCCATAGATGCATTTAGGATTTCTTCTATAGAATCTCAAGCAGCAATTGTAGTCGCAACTGAGGAACTAGTAAAATTGGGAGAAGATATTAATGATTTGAAAAGACAAATTAAAATAACCATGGAAAACATTGTGAATGAGACGGATACATTCCTGAAGCATACCCATGCTATAAATGACTGGTTCCCAGCTCAAAAATAA
- a CDS encoding ammonia-forming cytochrome c nitrite reductase subunit c552 — MKGMKKMGSINKKPILLVLMSLLLMLALVGCASSQAKEKEPMNTGLDPKEWNSYAFKDKFPLHWESFMKNMVDEKEVKPKNDPSIEPYLPILWNGFGFAVEYNLTRGHTYAFEDQMEVRRITMNPNAISACMSCKTTLFPQMIEEFGYDNAFKLNYHEEAMPWIDKMTEADKGGELGNYGHASVGCSTCHDPVTMDLRISMPQLTLSLENMDPEVMKKQLGFTLDTITQHDMRSLVCAQCHVEYYFDPANDRHTTFPWTQGVRMDNMWDHYEEIWEVEGQFQGEYVSRLTNQPILKAQHPEYELWSYGPHQTVSCSDCHMPYQRVDGKKKISSHRWGSPLKTVEESCRTCHADKSQAYLKDRVKDIQTTHKSALLEAQEISVQATYYVNRMMTRELDPAKIKEAQYLLREGQWFWDIIAAENSKGFHNPQGAMDSFRRSITASSRAIELATIELMKAGENIEELKQQIEITKQNVINETVNHEKHKQAINEWFPNHRGD; from the coding sequence ATGAAAGGAATGAAAAAAATGGGGAGCATAAATAAAAAGCCAATACTCTTAGTGTTAATGTCATTATTGTTAATGCTTGCATTAGTAGGTTGTGCTAGTTCACAGGCAAAAGAGAAAGAGCCAATGAATACTGGACTTGATCCTAAGGAATGGAACAGTTACGCATTTAAAGATAAATTCCCACTACATTGGGAAAGTTTTATGAAGAACATGGTTGATGAAAAAGAGGTTAAACCGAAAAATGATCCATCAATTGAGCCATACTTACCAATCCTTTGGAACGGCTTTGGTTTCGCAGTGGAGTATAATCTAACTCGTGGTCATACGTATGCTTTTGAAGATCAAATGGAAGTAAGACGTATTACTATGAACCCAAATGCAATTTCAGCTTGTATGTCTTGTAAAACAACATTATTCCCGCAAATGATTGAAGAGTTCGGATATGACAATGCGTTTAAATTAAACTATCATGAAGAAGCAATGCCTTGGATTGATAAAATGACAGAAGCAGATAAAGGTGGCGAACTTGGCAACTACGGTCACGCGTCTGTTGGATGTTCTACATGTCATGATCCTGTAACTATGGATTTACGTATCTCAATGCCACAGTTGACACTTTCTTTAGAAAATATGGACCCAGAAGTTATGAAAAAACAATTAGGGTTCACATTAGATACAATTACTCAACATGATATGCGTTCATTAGTTTGTGCACAATGTCACGTAGAATACTATTTTGATCCAGCAAATGATCGTCACACTACATTCCCTTGGACACAAGGTGTTAGAATGGATAATATGTGGGATCATTATGAAGAGATCTGGGAAGTAGAAGGACAATTCCAAGGAGAGTATGTCTCTCGTTTAACAAACCAACCAATCTTAAAAGCACAACATCCTGAATATGAATTATGGAGTTATGGGCCTCACCAAACTGTATCGTGTTCAGATTGCCATATGCCTTACCAAAGAGTTGACGGCAAGAAAAAAATCTCTTCTCACCGTTGGGGCTCTCCTTTAAAAACAGTAGAAGAATCTTGTCGTACTTGTCACGCTGATAAGTCACAAGCTTATTTAAAAGACAGAGTAAAGGATATTCAAACAACTCATAAATCTGCTCTATTAGAAGCACAAGAAATTAGTGTTCAGGCAACTTACTATGTAAATAGAATGATGACTCGCGAGCTTGACCCGGCGAAGATTAAAGAAGCACAGTATTTACTTCGTGAAGGACAATGGTTCTGGGATATCATTGCAGCTGAAAACTCAAAAGGCTTCCATAATCCACAAGGAGCAATGGACTCATTCAGAAGATCTATTACTGCTTCTTCAAGAGCAATTGAACTAGCGACAATTGAGTTAATGAAGGCTGGAGAAAATATTGAAGAGTTAAAGCAACAAATTGAAATTACTAAACAAAATGTTATAAATGAAACAGTTAATCACGAAAAACATAAACAAGCAATTAACGAGTGGTTCCCGAACCACCGTGGTGACTAA
- a CDS encoding peptide-binding protein, with the protein MLKNKSYFTMLSLLLMVSLFLVACGGNNAAPQTETNENTADQPTGEPQFGGNLILGTSGEPVIFNELYSTDTASGDITDLVFVGLTGTNENLEVIPVVAKDLAEISEDGLEWTFHMHEGVLFHDGVEVTAEDVAFTYSIFKHEDYTGPRAGSFTALEKVEAIDTYTVKFTLNEADARFGTLTGYGILPKHLLEHVPVADLEEYREFNIDKPIGAGPFKFVSWTTGQNLVLEANEEYFEGRPYLDNVTFRFASDSNALVLLLETGDIHHMIVPTTELATVEYYDHVNLHSTLALRYDYIGWNLARPLFEDKKVRQALTHAIDRQEIAETIMEGNATVAHAPVSPLSWAYNDNVAKFDYDPEKAKQLLAEAGWEPGSDGILQKDGERFSFTILSNSGNVVRRDIGIIAQQYLAQVGIEVKAEQMEWGAFLDKINAPNFDFDAVVMAWGLALDPDPSAIWHSKEIENGLNRSAYRNDRVDEIADLNTKIIDQTERAALLAEAWEILAEEQPYTYLFYPQQFVALSKQVQGFTHHPRIDMYKVNEWWLNQ; encoded by the coding sequence TTGCTTAAAAATAAGTCATATTTTACAATGTTAAGCCTACTATTAATGGTTTCACTATTCTTAGTAGCATGTGGTGGGAATAATGCTGCACCACAAACAGAAACAAATGAAAACACTGCTGATCAACCAACAGGTGAGCCACAATTTGGTGGAAACCTAATACTTGGTACATCAGGTGAGCCAGTAATTTTTAACGAATTATACTCAACAGATACTGCAAGTGGAGATATCACTGACTTAGTTTTTGTTGGTTTAACAGGTACGAATGAAAACTTAGAAGTTATACCTGTAGTTGCTAAAGATCTAGCTGAAATCTCTGAAGATGGATTAGAGTGGACATTCCACATGCACGAAGGTGTTTTATTCCATGATGGTGTTGAGGTTACTGCTGAAGACGTAGCATTTACGTACAGCATTTTTAAACATGAAGACTATACTGGACCACGTGCTGGTAGCTTCACTGCTTTAGAAAAAGTAGAAGCTATTGATACGTATACAGTTAAATTTACTTTAAATGAAGCTGATGCTCGTTTTGGCACATTAACTGGTTACGGTATCTTACCAAAACATTTATTAGAGCATGTTCCAGTTGCTGATTTAGAGGAATATCGTGAGTTTAATATTGACAAGCCAATTGGTGCAGGTCCTTTTAAATTTGTTAGCTGGACTACTGGTCAAAACCTTGTATTAGAAGCAAACGAAGAGTACTTTGAAGGTCGTCCGTACCTTGATAATGTAACGTTCCGTTTCGCAAGTGATTCAAATGCGCTAGTATTATTACTTGAAACTGGAGATATCCATCACATGATCGTTCCTACAACTGAGCTTGCAACAGTTGAATACTATGACCATGTAAACCTTCACTCAACATTAGCTTTACGATATGACTATATTGGTTGGAATTTAGCTCGTCCTTTATTTGAAGATAAAAAAGTAAGACAAGCATTAACGCATGCAATTGACCGTCAAGAAATTGCTGAAACAATCATGGAAGGTAATGCTACAGTAGCACACGCACCAGTATCTCCATTAAGCTGGGCATACAATGATAATGTAGCTAAGTTTGATTATGATCCGGAGAAAGCTAAGCAACTATTAGCTGAAGCTGGTTGGGAGCCAGGATCAGATGGCATCCTTCAAAAAGATGGCGAAAGATTTTCTTTCACAATCCTTTCAAACAGTGGTAACGTTGTACGCCGTGACATCGGAATTATCGCTCAACAATACCTTGCACAAGTTGGAATTGAAGTAAAAGCAGAACAAATGGAGTGGGGTGCATTTTTAGATAAGATTAACGCACCAAACTTTGATTTTGATGCAGTTGTTATGGCTTGGGGCTTAGCTCTTGATCCAGATCCAAGTGCAATCTGGCATTCTAAAGAGATTGAAAATGGTTTAAACAGAAGTGCCTACAGAAACGACAGAGTTGACGAAATTGCTGACTTAAATACAAAAATTATTGACCAAACAGAACGTGCAGCATTACTTGCTGAAGCTTGGGAAATCTTAGCTGAAGAGCAACCATACACGTACCTGTTCTATCCACAACAATTCGTCGCTTTATCAAAACAAGTACAAGGATTTACACATCACCCACGTATTGACATGTACAAAGTTAACGAATGGTGGTTAAATCAATAG
- a CDS encoding ABC transporter ATP-binding protein codes for MSTLKNHTDKSDILLEVNGLKKYFPIKAGILQKTVGNVKAVDDVSFFIKKGETFGLVGESGCGKSTTGRTIIRLYEPTEGEILFEGQDLSKLKEKELKPYRKDIQMVFQDPYSSLNPRKTVGTILEEPFRVHNLYSKAERKERVEHLLDRVGLNPTLRDRYPHEFSGGQRQRIGIARALTLNPKLIIGDEPVSALDVSIQSQVLNIMDDLQKEFGLTYLFIAHDLAVVKHISDRIGVMYLGRMMEVTDKKTLYSNPLHPYTQALLSAIPKSHPSEVKRERIILKGDVPSPSNPPKGCVFHTRCPQAMDHCKEAVPVLKELEPGHFVACHLYN; via the coding sequence ATGTCTACCTTAAAAAATCATACAGACAAGAGTGATATTTTACTTGAAGTAAATGGATTGAAAAAATATTTTCCAATTAAAGCGGGAATTCTTCAAAAAACTGTTGGAAATGTAAAAGCTGTCGACGATGTAAGTTTCTTTATTAAAAAAGGTGAAACTTTCGGATTAGTAGGTGAGTCTGGCTGTGGTAAATCAACAACGGGTAGAACAATTATTCGTTTGTATGAACCTACAGAGGGAGAGATACTTTTCGAAGGCCAAGATTTATCTAAGCTAAAAGAAAAGGAATTAAAGCCATATCGTAAAGATATACAAATGGTATTCCAAGATCCGTATTCTTCACTAAACCCTAGAAAAACAGTTGGGACTATTCTTGAAGAGCCTTTCCGTGTTCACAATCTTTATTCAAAGGCTGAACGTAAAGAGAGAGTTGAGCATCTTTTAGATCGAGTTGGTTTAAATCCAACATTAAGAGATCGCTACCCACATGAGTTCTCAGGTGGACAGCGTCAAAGAATTGGTATTGCTCGTGCACTTACGCTTAATCCAAAATTAATTATTGGAGATGAGCCAGTATCTGCATTAGACGTATCAATTCAGTCACAAGTTCTAAACATTATGGATGATTTACAAAAAGAATTTGGGTTAACATACCTATTTATTGCCCATGACCTTGCTGTAGTTAAGCATATCTCAGATCGTATCGGTGTTATGTATTTAGGAAGAATGATGGAAGTAACTGATAAGAAAACATTATACAGCAATCCGCTTCATCCTTATACACAAGCACTTTTATCTGCGATTCCGAAGTCACATCCAAGTGAAGTGAAGCGTGAAAGAATTATCTTAAAAGGTGATGTTCCGAGTCCTTCAAATCCACCTAAGGGGTGTGTATTCCATACACGTTGCCCGCAAGCGATGGATCACTGTAAAGAAGCTGTTCCGGTTCTGAAAGAACTTGAGCCTGGACATTTTGTAGCATGTCATTTATACAACTAA
- a CDS encoding ABC transporter permease: MTTYIIRRLIMMIPILFGISIISFAIMYAAPGKPAVMNLDPDISVEDRERQMEKLGLNDPPHIQYLNWMGNVVKGDFGTSFTKKQPVKDMILDRLPNTLILMLFSTILAVIIAIPFGVLSATKQYSKLDYGVTITSFLGLATPNFWLGLMLIMLFSVQLGWTPVGGVSTLGAEFSLLDRLHHLILPAIVLATADMAGLTRYTRSSMLEVINQDYIRTARAKGFRESKVIYKHGLRNGLIPIITIFGLMLPTFIGGSVIVESLFSWPGIGKLFIDATFERDYPVIMAITMFGAILTVLGNLIADILYAVLDPRIEY, encoded by the coding sequence ATGACGACTTATATTATTCGCCGATTAATTATGATGATTCCGATTCTTTTTGGGATATCAATTATCTCCTTTGCAATTATGTATGCGGCACCTGGAAAACCTGCGGTTATGAATTTAGACCCAGATATTTCAGTGGAAGATCGTGAAAGACAAATGGAGAAATTAGGCCTAAATGACCCTCCACACATCCAATATCTTAATTGGATGGGGAACGTTGTAAAAGGAGATTTTGGTACTTCTTTTACAAAGAAACAACCTGTTAAAGACATGATTTTAGATCGATTACCAAACACACTTATATTAATGTTATTCTCAACTATATTAGCAGTAATTATTGCGATACCATTTGGGGTACTTTCAGCTACCAAACAGTATTCAAAGTTAGACTATGGTGTGACAATTACGTCGTTTTTAGGACTAGCTACGCCTAACTTCTGGTTGGGGTTAATGCTAATTATGTTGTTCTCTGTTCAGTTAGGCTGGACACCAGTTGGAGGAGTTTCTACTCTAGGTGCAGAATTTAGTTTGCTAGATAGACTTCACCATTTAATCTTACCTGCGATCGTATTAGCAACAGCAGATATGGCTGGATTAACACGCTATACTCGTTCAAGTATGTTAGAGGTTATTAACCAAGATTATATTCGTACAGCAAGAGCAAAAGGCTTCCGTGAAAGTAAAGTTATTTACAAGCATGGATTAAGAAATGGACTTATTCCAATCATTACGATCTTCGGTTTAATGTTACCAACATTTATCGGTGGGTCTGTAATTGTTGAGTCATTATTTAGCTGGCCTGGTATTGGTAAACTTTTTATTGATGCGACATTTGAAAGAGACTATCCTGTTATTATGGCAATCACAATGTTTGGTGCTATTCTGACAGTTTTAGGTAACCTTATTGCTGATATTTTATACGCTGTTCTAGATCCAAGAATCGAATATTAG
- the opp4C gene encoding oligopeptide ABC transporter permease: MAKPEVNLPNNKAKFSDVQSLGERRSLLSIIIAKFLQNKLAVVGLVMLAIIVISALLAPWIAPHDPDFQNLRNRLAAPSAEFLLGTDHLGRDIFSRLLFGGRVSLFVGFVAMIGAVTIGTTVGAVAGYFGGLVDAFLMRLVDIIISFPNIFLLITLVAVLEPSLDKLIIVFALLSWTGTARLVRGEFLTLKKREFVLAARTIGMSNTRIIFGQILPSAMGPVIVAATLAVGGFILAESALSFLGLGVQPPTSTWGNMLTYSQSVTIFRTAWWYPTFPGLMILFTVLSFNFVGDGLRDALDPRVTEK, encoded by the coding sequence TTGGCAAAACCAGAAGTAAATCTTCCGAATAACAAAGCAAAATTTAGCGATGTACAATCGTTAGGAGAAAGACGCTCATTATTATCTATTATCATTGCGAAGTTTTTACAAAATAAATTAGCAGTTGTTGGTTTAGTAATGCTCGCTATTATCGTAATTAGTGCATTACTTGCGCCTTGGATTGCACCACATGACCCTGATTTTCAAAACCTAAGAAATCGTTTAGCAGCACCAAGTGCTGAGTTCTTATTAGGGACAGACCACTTGGGAAGAGATATCTTTAGCCGTCTTTTATTCGGTGGTCGAGTATCATTATTCGTTGGTTTCGTAGCGATGATTGGTGCTGTAACAATTGGTACTACAGTTGGGGCAGTTGCTGGTTACTTTGGTGGATTAGTTGATGCATTCTTAATGCGTTTAGTTGATATTATTATTTCTTTCCCTAATATCTTCTTACTGATTACATTAGTAGCAGTATTAGAGCCTAGTCTAGATAAATTAATTATTGTGTTTGCACTACTGAGTTGGACAGGAACGGCTCGTTTAGTACGTGGTGAGTTCCTAACGTTGAAGAAACGTGAGTTCGTACTAGCTGCTCGTACAATTGGTATGTCAAATACAAGAATTATCTTTGGTCAAATCTTACCAAGTGCGATGGGACCAGTTATTGTTGCTGCGACGCTTGCTGTTGGTGGATTTATCTTAGCAGAGTCTGCTCTAAGTTTCCTAGGGTTAGGTGTTCAACCACCTACATCAACATGGGGTAACATGCTTACGTATTCTCAAAGTGTTACAATCTTTAGAACTGCATGGTGGTATCCAACTTTCCCAGGTTTAATGATACTATTTACCGTATTATCATTTAACTTTGTTGGGGATGGGTTACGTGATGCATTAGATCCGCGTGTAACTGAAAAATAA
- a CDS encoding cytochrome c3 family protein, with protein MGEKLKRLDKKILLFTLIGVFAGIVLFAGTAGTLKATDTGEFCSSCHVMGTVYETFANSNHAALTCNDCHLPHDNAAIKFVEKAKAGMGHMYMNTLGASKIPDVLHATENSKEIINKNCISCHEPSLQNVQHDVKDSCVDCHRQVPHSKGDFRPAEWYEPKDFYFMPAGRK; from the coding sequence ATGGGGGAAAAGCTTAAAAGGCTCGATAAGAAGATCTTGTTATTTACGCTTATCGGTGTGTTTGCAGGGATTGTTTTATTTGCAGGAACGGCAGGGACTTTAAAGGCAACTGACACTGGTGAATTTTGCTCTAGCTGTCACGTCATGGGTACTGTGTATGAAACATTTGCTAATTCAAACCATGCAGCATTAACTTGTAACGATTGCCACCTACCACATGATAATGCCGCAATTAAATTCGTTGAAAAGGCAAAAGCAGGTATGGGTCATATGTATATGAATACTCTTGGAGCAAGTAAAATTCCAGATGTTCTTCATGCAACTGAAAACTCAAAAGAGATTATTAATAAGAACTGTATTAGTTGCCATGAACCTAGCTTACAAAATGTACAACATGATGTAAAAGACAGTTGTGTTGACTGTCATCGCCAAGTGCCGCACTCTAAGGGTGATTTTAGACCGGCCGAATGGTATGAACCAAAAGATTTTTACTTTATGCCAGCAGGTAGAAAATAA
- a CDS encoding cytochrome c maturation protein CcmE, which yields MKKNTKVILGGSTVILSILILLIAATPGASGTELPIHQVLANAEKYEGRYVTTEGFLVESSIDWRADEIELRFDIVDNDGNILSVYHHGVRPDNFSEGVITILEGYIVPGEPFQAERVKTKCPSKYEGEDPNNYDPEFHKELLDDKTSN from the coding sequence ATGAAAAAGAATACGAAAGTGATATTAGGGGGAAGTACGGTTATATTATCTATCTTAATTCTATTAATAGCGGCCACTCCAGGAGCTAGTGGAACGGAGCTTCCAATCCATCAGGTGTTGGCAAATGCTGAAAAGTATGAAGGACGTTATGTAACAACAGAAGGATTTTTAGTGGAGAGTTCAATTGATTGGCGTGCTGATGAAATTGAACTACGTTTTGACATCGTTGATAATGATGGCAACATTCTTTCTGTCTATCATCATGGAGTAAGACCAGATAACTTCTCCGAAGGTGTTATTACTATTTTAGAAGGTTATATCGTTCCTGGAGAGCCTTTTCAAGCAGAACGTGTAAAAACAAAATGTCCTTCGAAGTATGAAGGGGAAGATCCGAATAACTATGATCCTGAATTCCACAAGGAATTACTTGATGATAAAACATCTAACTGA